The Arachis ipaensis cultivar K30076 chromosome B07, Araip1.1, whole genome shotgun sequence genomic interval TAGTGAGAATTATCGTTGGTCTAGAAATTCCTCAatagaaatagaatttcttcgttgtaagcatagttccaaaccaactaataattctcaatcaaattttaatattggttgtcacatgtacaaaccccaatgaaaattaaccgaagtattcaaacctcaggtcgtttcacaaggaattacaataaagtagtcaattattggctataaaggggcaaAGGGGGGTTTAATTTGATGATTCgacaaaaaaagtaaataataagaaagtaaatgataattaactaacaaaggaaaggaaaagaactcttggttaAGGCATGAAAATTGAGATcacccatccttgtctacaaatcatgtattgataattatgagggaccaacccatttagtctacttctatgcttgaagtacgtaCAATGTCTACCTCAACGattgaagtacatcaaataggcttgatcaacatcaatccataagtcctaacctagctactaattgacttagtagtaggttagtatcaatggttatcaaattgaccactaggggttctcaaatcaccaattcaataagacccaatgactcaaggtcactcaattcccttagcctaggccaagagtaaagaaaactactcaaaaactaatgaaaacattttatcaaacacctagagtgaaataaaagtaaacatcacaaatggcaagaattaatgaaagctataactaacaaaagcaagaaatcaataatagcaagtgAGATAAACATCAAGAgacatagaaatataaaattacattaaaagaaaattagaataacaagagtgcataaacataaacataaaagagagtaaaataagaaattaacaagagaagtggataaactaaaatgctagaacaaataaaagtaaaggaaaactaaaatGAAACAAGATTGAAATATAGAtctaaaaggaaattgaaataagaaccctaaaatatagagagaggagagagcccctctctctttagaattctaccctaaaacatgatgaaaactctaCTATGATTGCCCCCTCATTCCCTTGCAATcgttgggttcaaaagcatcagaaatgagttgaatttgggcctccttgagctcagaaatcgctcCCAACGTTTTGCCTTTAGTGAAGTCACGTCCagcttgtcacgcatacgcatgggtcacgcgtgcgcgtattGCATTGCAAAATTcctcttcacgcgtgcgcgtcgctggcgaatctccttctcacgcgtacgcgtgggtgacgcgtgcgcgtggccttgagtttagcaaatcctcatttcttcatgaatttttcatttttgcatacttttttttcattccttcaacccaatctttgtcttctaatcctgaaatcacttaacaaacatatcaagatatcgaatggaattaaagtaaattaaaattagcaatttaaaggtctaaaaatatatttttacttttaagcaTAAATTaagagaaattcacaaaatcatactattttattgaataaatataaaaaaagttaataaaattccctaaattcaatacaagataaaccataaaattgaatttatcaaaataaaagaaagaaatgaaagaCGTTGCTTATATACTaatgcatacatatatataacatTCACTTATTAAATATATAagcttattttttttttggtgacaaatATATAAGCTTATTAATCATTGATCATTATCACCACCGAATTATTCAAAACAAAAGGGAGAAGAAAGTGTTAACGTGGCTTGCATGTATTCATATATATACGTATATACATGACACTCATCCTTCTATTTATTAATTATCATTAGCATCCTTAGTTCATTTGGTTTCTTTCATCACCAAAACAAAAATTaaggaagaaaggaaagaaaaagtgACCGAGGGTGAGGAAGAGAAACCGTGGAACCTCCGAGCTTCCAACTCTGATTTTTTGCTATTcataactctaataaaaaatttaattcgataaaagtgtttgtatcctCCTTCTTTAATTTACATATTGACATCAATTTTATTTAGTAGAAGTTGATGGTGACGTAGCTTCCCTTCTCCTTAAGTTCGGCCAACTGAAGTTCTAGAacaaaaattaactttttaaccgtttattttatataataaatatacaCCATTTACTGAATTTCGAAAAGGAATCTCCACCGTTTAAATTTATCAACAACAAAAATCGTCgatattataaatattaaaatagacgACTCATCCGTCaattttaaagaaaagataaggtCGTCAAAATAATAGACGACCTggtcgtcgattttaatattttatttcaaataatattttttattttatcgacGATGAGTCGTggattttatattatatttttagtgttttttttttaattcattttttaacttttttaattATGTGCAAACGATAAAAACAACAAATAAAGATAGCgttaatagttaaattagtccctaaaaaataaaacattctttaaattcgtccctgaaagattttttcaatcaaattagtcctttaaAGATTACGAATTAATTATATCTTCCTTCAGTTACTCCACTTACAATTTTTGTCAACGATTGATGATGTGAAATCTTAACTGATAGCATACATGACACATAACATGTTCAATTAGACATCGACTAAATATGTTTacgaaaatctatcaatttagtcacTAGGTCATATTAGAAATAAGatttttataattgaaaaaaatgactatattaataaattttcataaacatatttgaTCAGTATCCAATTagacatatatatatatcaattaacgttttacaacatcaatctttcaaaaaaattattaatagagtGATTAGAtgacaaatatgattaattcaCAAATTttgagggactaatttgattgaaaaattttcagGATAAATTTGAAGAATGTGTTATCTTTCAAGgattaatttgactattaactcaataAAGATATAAATTTATACcattgtaatttaatattattttatatattatctaATCAATctctaaaaaatattagaatatattatatagtataataattaatttatctcTCTACATAGAACGGAGATTTCATTCTAATTTTCATCGATATATATACTTATTGCTTATGATCATTTGGAAAGGGGTCCTGGGTTAAATCATGGTAAAAATGTGCTATTCTTAGGCTGTGTGTGGTTCAAGTATTACTTTGTTACAAAGATTCTATTTCCATGGAAATCAAAGATACCCAACGGAAAGGTGGGAATTGAAATGATGGTATTTTGATTCCCTGGAATCAAACTTGCTTAGGAATAActtttcaaactttgaaccaaacatgagaATATGATATTTCCATCTTAAAATTTCTAGGAATTATTTATAATTCCTCCAACCACGCACCCTTAGAGACATTCTAAATATGGTTTGCAGTTGTATTGATAATTCATCACTAGGTAGGTATGCAAATATCTATTCTTCTGTTAAGTATATCTACTGATGTCATGTTATATTGATGGACATACAATCTAGGGTCAAAAAATTAGCTTTAAGTCGTAACAGCAGTTAATTTACATGTCTTAAGTCTTGTCATtgctatttctttttttattttattttatttattttatctcatgCCATAACATAGATGGTTGCATACATAAATTAGCATAATTGCTTTCTTAATAGgctaatttttttgttatgaaaGTAGAAGTGGTAATATACTTTTATCTCATtgtaatttttggtattttttaaaacGGTAGAAAATACATAAATCGGAGTGtacctcaaattttttaatttttttaccatAAATCGGAAGATTTGGTATCTCTAGaaattggacggtccgatttctgtatCTCTAATAAATCGTATAGTCCGATTTCTAATTCTCTAGTTAAACGATTGCACATTTGAGTATAACACCCCAATaatccacattttaaaaaaataccactaccactccaatattaaaaataaaaagttttccTTAATATAACCTGACCGAAGTAGTAAGATCAGAAACTTTTTCGGTTGATTTTATTTCTAGGAGGAAATCGCAGATGAAAATTACGtcgtgcttctttttttttattttgttttgtataTTTCTATTTTTCTGAGTAGATTCTTAGATGTTTTCTCTAAAACTTGATGTGTAACTGAGTTTTGGCATATTTCAAAAAGATCACTTGAAAAGACAAACCAAAGCGATATTTTTCGTTGAGTTTGGGAGTATGTTTAGCAATAAAACTTTCCTTTTAGAAGTTTTATCCTTGCATTCACCGTGTCTATACTGCATAATTGTTGGTATAGAAACCATGGCATTATTATTAAAATCAAAGACGAAAATTTACCATTATGACATCACTTAAATAAAAAAACCATTATGGGTCATCTGCTCATGCATGTTTCACAGAATAGCATTAACGAAACCACGAATACATTTTCTGGTTTagattataaaaagaaaaaaaaagattaaattgGTGCAATTATACTTATTTGTGGCAAGGAATAAACTATTTCACTGAAGACGTTACTGTTCTAGTGacgaaaaataaacataaaactaacaaggtatacttattttaatttaaagaatTAAATTAAAGCAATTGAGATCGGTGCAACTTGCAATGTAAATATCAAAATGAGCACTTGTGTGCCTATAAGCTATACCTCTCTTTTGTTACCAACTGTTCTTTGCATTATCTATCTCTGTACTTTCTTGTCCTCATGTCAGCAAAATTCCACACGCGTCACTCTCTAAATTTCCTCAATGCTAACTGGCTCTTCATTttcacttttcctttttctcttatttgccacttttctttctattttatcaACAATAGAGGCAAGAGAGTACATAAGAGAGTCGGAGTCTACATAAAAACAAAATTGCTAGCGTCTATGCGAAGTTTCAACACTCTTTGAGAAGTTTCACAAATAAAAACCCCAACCTTCACTTTTTTGTTAGCAAATAAGAAACCACTTCTTCTTTTGTGTAGTTTGCCGGTAAGACATGGAGCGCTACGAGATTATCAAAGATATTGGTACTGGGAACTTTGCTGTCGCCAAGTTGTTGAGAGACAAATTTACTAATGAGTTTTTTGCTGTTAAGTTCATTGAAAGAGGCTACAAGGTCTAattcatcttttttatttttatttatttattggggTATAGGTATATTTTTGTGTGTTGTGtgggttattatttttattcaacaTGGAATTGATAAGTCTCTGTTGTTGCCGCTGCAGATTGATGAGCATGTCCAGAGGGAGATCATGAATCACAGGTCCCTAAAGCATCCCAATATTGTTAGATTCAAAGAGGTTAGTGAAACTTTTAGTACTAAACTACTAATGAGTAAAGGGTATATCTTATTTAAACTATTAATCAGATTGGCAACTTGGCAATGGAAAACTTGTTTCTATGATTTGGATATGAATAAGAATTTGATTATTTAAGTGGATAACTTGCCTTATGCCTTCTAGTTCTTGTAAAATTGTCTCTGGTATTTTTGCTTTTAGACTCTTCTACTTGTATGAATTTCATATAAATCACAGACTAGTTCTTTATGTGCTTTGATGACTCTACTTGCAGGTCCTTTTGACTCCAACACATCTAGCTATAGTAATGGAGTATGCTGCTGGAGGAGAACTCTTCGAGAGGATATGCAATTTCGGTAAATTTTGCGAGGATGAGGTAACATAGAAATGGAGATGTCCTTTGAATAGTTTGATTTAGAATGTATCCTGTTAAAGTTgtatgtataatagttcatacagAAATTTCAGCATTCTTAATCCTTGAGTCTTGTTATTTTTCAACAGGCGAGATTTTTCTTTCAGCAATTGATATCAGGAGTTAGTTATTGTCATTCGATGGTACAAAACTAAACCAATATTTTAGCAAGAATTATGTACCCTTGCAATGGACATGTATTTTTAATTGAAGGAATGTTTATGCAGCAAATCTGTCATAGAGATCTGAAACTCGAAAACACACTTCTAGACGGAAGCACTGCACCGCGAGTCAAAATTTGTGACTTTGGTTATTCAAAGGTAGTGAGGTTATCAAGAACTATTGCTTTAAATGTTGGCACCTTTGTATTAATTTGTTTTAAGTCTTTTCTATGTAGTCATCCGTATTGCATTCACAACCGAAGTCTACAGTAGGAACTCCAGCTTACATCGCACCTGAGGTCCTGACAAGGAAAGAATATGATGGAAAGGTGAAAACCCAGTTCTTCCTTTCGTTGTTGCCTATCTTAtttgttattttagtttgttGACTAAATATTTTCAAGGGAAATTATAGATTGCAGATGTTTGGTCTTGTGGAGTCACCTTATATGTGATGTTATTTGGAACTTATCCTTTTGAAGATCCTGCGGATCCTAGAAATTTCAAGAAAACTATTGGGGTAAGTGATAACTGCATACTCATCACCAAGCAAAATGAAGTGTAGAAATAAGGGTTGATTGTATTGTTATATATTATCTGATATGGGGTGTCAATTGGATATTCTCTGCAGAGGATAGTCGGTGTCCAGTATACAATCCCTGATTGTGAATTAGTTTCCTTGGAATGTAGAGATCTTCTATCAAAAATCTTTGTGGCGAATCCTGAACAGGTATTTGGTTTGATGGTTAACAAATAATTATTGTTTTCATTGCCTGGACATTCTTATACGCTACAAAATTTAATTGCTTAACAACCCAGCACGCCTTATTAAATTCCTCATCATACTTTCTCCATTCCATATTGATAAGTTTTTTAAATTCTCTAGTACATTCATAAATTAGAATTTGCATCCTCAAAAGTTTGAATTTCCAGTTGATGATAAAATGTGATCTCTTatctttgaattttctttttatattttttttatcccacctataaaataaatggtgaaagatcacactttatcctctaaagtgAAATCTAAAATTGAGAGGATCCGAATAACATAAATTAGTGTATTGTGATGCAATTTGTATGTATCTAGATACATCGATTTATGTTTATACTAAAAAAGTAAGGACAACTTATCAATATAGAATGAAGgtcatatttattttttcaagTAAGTCTAGAGTTCTTACTTTCTCTAACCAATGCATATTATTGGTTTTATGAATATTTGGTTTGCATGTTGTGGGAGCATTTTGCAGAGAATAACAATATCGGAAATAAAAAACCATCCATGGTTTTTAATGAACTTGCCATTAGAGCTAATGGAAGGTGGAAGCTGTCTAAGCAGCGATGTGAATGTTCCATCGCAGAGTGTCGAGGAAGTACTTTCCATTCTACAAGAGGCAAGAAAGCCTCCTAATGTTCCCATGGTTGGTGACAGCCATGTCACTGAAGGCAGCATGGACCTCGACGATCTATTGGATGCAGACGCAGATGCAGATCTTGATGATTTAGAAACAAGCGGTGAATTTGTGTGCCCTCCTCTTTGAGTGTATATATAGATGAGGAAGCTATGAGTTTTTGTTTTGCTCTGAATAGTGTGTCCTCTTTCTCGCTTGGTGTGTTGAATTTCCTTGCTGGTTAAGTTTCTTAAGTTAAGATGAGTTGCTCCATTTGTATGTATGGTTCTTAGTTATGACTTTCAAAAGGGTTTTCAACTTTTCATTCGCAAGTAGTGTTAACATGGTCAAGTTTTAGGAACTTCCACATCTAAGTACTGTTTTCCATGAAATGTAAATCACATGAACTTTATATATAAAGCAGGAGAATATTATGATGTAGAACAAGTTGTGTCAGGTTCCCCATTTTGTGTGTAGGAATATGAGTCGGTGGAACAAAACTAATGTGTAGTGCGTGAGAGAGAATATGATAAAATTTAGAAACTTCCAGATACAAGTACTGTTTTACCTGAAATGTAACATCGCATGAACTTTGTGAAAAACTAGCAAATAAAGCCAGAAGGCAGAGTTTTATGAGTGCGGTGATTATATAATTTttgtaatatttaatttttaaaattaaaaatattatcaaataaaaaaaattattttaattttaataatacgtAAAAATATTGTTAATATTGCATAACTATTATAATTATCGTAACAATAGACATTAAAGTACGAACTAAAATAAAGAGTTAATTTAAGGGTTTGGTGTAAAACTCGATTAATTAATAAAGacttaatttataaattaaaatttattctagaaaataaaaaatgtgatttttatggtttaatatgatagagaaaattaaaacgagattttttgacactaattttaaaaaatttggccgAATATTCGACTGAATAGGCCAAACCGGATGAACCGGATCCAAACCGAGCCCGTAGGCCCCACCCACTCACTTAATTAAATGAACTCAACTTATTTCTCTCTCCCATTTCATGCAATTCACGCTGCTGCCCCAATTCCCAAACTCAAACTCTCATTCAATCTTCAATCcttgataacttttgatccggagctctgattgccgcaccgtttacggTCACGCGACTTTGTTgccgagctctacaaagcccacaaCTTTATTCAAGAGGTAAGTCATGAATCTCTTCCAATTTTTTCAGCTTTGATTTCGAAATTATTGGgttaaagtgttgagattttagactctttgatgttataggatccaattagcttgaaggGGAAGCTCAATCTTGCCTCTTTGATCCTTGGGTATGGTAAGATCCTTAACCCTAAGTGAAGCACTTAAGATTTTGTCATTAGTGATTGAGTTGATATGTGTGGGTGTATGTTTTGTGTATTAGGATATGTATGTATGAATGTCGGAGCTTGATTGAGGTCTTGGTAAGCTTGGAGTGGGCTTGTGGTGCTGAAAAATCTGGTTGAAGGGTGTTGGATATTTGAGAGCTTGTGAAATAGTGATATTGGAAGTGTTCCGGGTTGAGCGGGGAATCAGCCAAGGAATGGTTTCGGTTTCTTGTATCTAAAATGTACtgtaatgtgaaaacttaggctagtgacccataggataggattggattaaattggttgttgaaattattgaatcatgatgtatgatgatttaaTGTGGTTGATGTATGATGTATGatgaatttggatgagtaatattgttgatgttgttaaatAATGTTGATTATTGATATTGAGAAGGAATGAGGTTAATGTTGAAGATTGATAGTGATAGAATGAATTTTGATGAGTTTGTTGGATAAGATGGGGTTTAGTGTGAAATCATGGATAATTGAGTATGAGAATCTGATGATATG includes:
- the LOC107609357 gene encoding serine/threonine-protein kinase SAPK2 — protein: MERYEIIKDIGTGNFAVAKLLRDKFTNEFFAVKFIERGYKIDEHVQREIMNHRSLKHPNIVRFKEVLLTPTHLAIVMEYAAGGELFERICNFGKFCEDEARFFFQQLISGVSYCHSMQICHRDLKLENTLLDGSTAPRVKICDFGYSKSSVLHSQPKSTVGTPAYIAPEVLTRKEYDGKIADVWSCGVTLYVMLFGTYPFEDPADPRNFKKTIGRIVGVQYTIPDCELVSLECRDLLSKIFVANPEQRITISEIKNHPWFLMNLPLELMEGGSCLSSDVNVPSQSVEEVLSILQEARKPPNVPMVGDSHVTEGSMDLDDLLDADADADLDDLETSGEFVCPPL